A single window of Onychomys torridus chromosome 8, mOncTor1.1, whole genome shotgun sequence DNA harbors:
- the Vasn gene encoding vasorin, with protein MHSRSRLPSLLLLFLLLPESGVQGCPSGCQCNQPQTVFCTARQGTTVPRDVPPDTVGLYIFENGITTLDVGSFAGLPGLQLLDLSQNQITSLPGGIFQPLVNLSNLDLTANKLHEISNETFRGLRRLERLYLGKNRIRHIQPGAFDALDHLLELKLQDNELRVLPPLHLPRLLLLDLSYNNIPALESGVLDTANVEALRLAGLGLQQLDEGLFGRLRNLHDLDVSDNQLEHMPSVIQGLRGLTRLRLAGNTRIAHLRPEDLAGLTTLQELDVSNLSLQALPSDLSNLFPRLRLLAAARNPFNCLCSLSWFGPWVRESRVVLASPEETRCHFPPKNAGRLLLDLDYADFGCPATTTTATAPTVRPTIRVSTPSPSSRVPTWPSLTEPTTQASVSPSTAPPTMRPAPQPQDCPASTCLNGGTCRVGARHHLECLCPEGFLGLYCERPVGQGMKPSSKPDTPRPPRPLPLSIEPVSPTSLRVGLQRYLQGNTVQLRSLRLTYRNLSGPDKRLVTLRLPASLAEYTVTQLRPNATYSICVTPLGAGRAPEGEEACGEASTPQAVRSNHAPVTQAREGNLPLLIAPALAAVLLAVLAAAGAAYCVRRGRATATAEDKGQVGPGTGPLELEGVKAPLEPSSRATEGGGEVLSGGPECEVPLMGYPGPSLQGALPAKHYI; from the coding sequence ATGCACTCCAGGAGCCGCCTGCCATCTCTCCTGCTGTTGTTCCTGCTGCTCCCGGAGTCTGGAGTCCAGGGCTGCCCGTCAGGCTGTCAGTGCAACCAGCCACAGACAGTGTTCTGTACTGCCCGCCAGGGAACCACAGTGCCCCGAGACGTACCCCCTGACACAGTGGGCCTGTACATCTTTGAGAACGGCATCACCACACTTGATGTGGGCAGTTTTGCTGGCCTACCAGGCCTGCAGCTCCTGGACTTGTCACAGAACCAGATCACTAGCCTGCCTGGTGGCATCTTTCAGCCACTTGTTAACCTCAGTAACCTGGACCTGACTGCCAACAAACTGCATGAGATCTCCAATGAGACCTTCCGAGGCCTGCGACGCCTTGAGCGCCTCTACCTGGGCAAGAACCGCATTCGCCACATCCAGCCTGGTGCCTTTGATGCCCTGGACCACCTCCTGGAGCTTAAACTGCAGGACAATGAGCTTCGGGTGCTGCCTCCATTGCACCTGCCTCGCCTGCTGCTGCTTGACCTTAGCTACAACAATATCCCAGCCCTGGAATCCGGAGTGCTGGACACTGCCAACGTGGAAGCGTTGAGGTTGGCTGGTCTGGGGCTGCAGCAGCTGGATGAGGGGCTTTTTGGCCGACTGCGTAACCTCCATGACCTGGATGTTTCTGACAACCAGTTGGAGCACATGCCATCTGTGATCCAAGGCCTGCGTGGCCTGACGCGCCTTCGACTAGCTGGCAATACCCGCATTGCCCACTTACGGCCGGAGGACCTGGCTGGCCTGACCACCCTGCAGGAATTGGATGTGAGCAACCTGAGCCTGCAGGCCCTGCCCAGTGACCTCTCGAATCTCTTTCCCCGCCTGCGCCTCCTAGCGGCTGCCCGAAACCCCTTCAATTGCTTGTGTTCCTTGAGCTGGTTTGGGCCATGGGTGCGTGAGAGCCGTGTTGTGCTGGCCAGCCCTGAGGAGACACGCTGTCACTTCCCACCCAAGAATGCTGGCCGACTGCTCCTGGATCTGGATTATGCAGATTTTGGCTGCCCAGCCACCACTACCACAGCCACAGCACCGACTGTAAGGCCTACCATCAGGGTATCCACACCCTCACCTTCTAGCCGAGTTCCCACATGGCCCAGCCTCACAGAACCAACTACCCAGGCCTCCGTCTCACCATCCACTGCCCCACCAACCATGAGGCCTGCTCCTCAGCCCCAGGACTGCCCGGCATCCACCTGCCTGAACGGTGGTACCTGCCGCGTGGGGGCGAGACACCACCTGGAGTGCCTGTGCCCCGAGGGCTTTCTTGGCCTGTACTGTGAGAGACCGGTGGGGCAAGGGATGAAGCCCAGCTCCAAACCAGACACTCCCAGGCCCCCTCGGCCCCTGCCTCTCAGCATTGAGCCAGTGAGCCCCACCTCCCTGCGTGTGGGGCTGCAGCGCTATTTACAGGGTAACACCGTACAGCTCCGGAGCCTCCGCCTCACCTACCGGAACTTGTCCGGCCCTGACAAGCGGCTGGTGACCTTACGGCTGCCTGCTTCACTTGCAGAGTACACAGTCACCCAGCTGCGGCCCAATGCCACCTACTCCATCTGTGTCACACCCTTGGGAGCTGGGCGGGCACCTGAAGGCGAGGAAGCCTGTGGGGAGGCCAGCACGCCCCAGGCTGTCCGCTCCAATCATGCCCCAGTGACCCAGGCCCGCGAGGGCAATCTGCCACTGCTTATCGCGCCGGCCCTGGCTGCCGTACTTCTAGCTGTGCTGGCTGCCGCAGGAGCTGCCTACTGTGTGCGGCGGGGGAGGGCCACGGCTACGGCTGAGGACAAAGGGCAGGTGGGACCAGGGACTGGGCCCCTGGAACTAGAGGGGGTGAAAGCCCCCTTGGAGCCAAGCTCTAGGGCAacagagggaggtggagaggtcCTGTCAGGTGGTCCTGAATGTGAGGTGCCCCTTATGGGCTACCCAGGGCCCAGCCTTCAGGGGGCCCTCCCTGCTAAGCACTACATCTaa